A region from the Oceanidesulfovibrio marinus genome encodes:
- the cas7c gene encoding type I-C CRISPR-associated protein Cas7/Csd2 yields MSAIDKRYDFVFLFDVANGNPNGDPDAGNLPRIDPETSRGLVTDVCLKRKIRNYVGLKHDCTPPFEIYVKEKAVLNHQNKRAYLALDLKPEPRKLPKDAQKARELTSWMCKNFFDVRTFGAVMTTDVNCGQVRGPVQLAFAHSIDPIAPLDISITRMAVTKEEDIDKERTMGRKAIVPYGLYRCHGFVSAPLAERTGFGSDDLALLWEALQNMFEHDHSAARGEMASRGLYVFEHENKMGNAPAHTLFSLVDIARANGDGAPPRSFEDYAVTVDEANMPQGVTLHSMI; encoded by the coding sequence ATGTCCGCCATCGACAAGCGTTACGATTTCGTCTTCCTCTTCGACGTGGCCAACGGCAACCCCAACGGCGATCCCGACGCCGGCAACCTGCCCCGCATCGACCCGGAAACCAGCCGCGGCCTGGTCACCGACGTCTGCCTCAAGCGCAAGATCCGCAACTATGTTGGGCTCAAGCACGATTGCACACCGCCATTCGAAATCTATGTGAAGGAAAAGGCCGTTCTGAATCATCAGAACAAACGCGCCTATCTAGCCCTCGATTTAAAACCCGAACCCAGGAAGCTGCCTAAAGATGCACAAAAGGCTCGCGAATTGACCTCGTGGATGTGCAAGAATTTCTTCGACGTCCGCACATTCGGTGCAGTTATGACTACAGATGTAAACTGCGGTCAGGTCCGCGGCCCAGTACAACTAGCATTCGCCCACTCTATTGACCCTATCGCTCCTTTAGATATCTCCATCACTCGCATGGCCGTTACCAAAGAAGAAGATATCGATAAGGAGCGCACCATGGGCCGCAAAGCTATCGTCCCCTACGGCCTGTACCGCTGCCACGGCTTTGTCTCCGCGCCCCTGGCCGAGCGCACCGGTTTCGGTTCCGACGACCTCGCCCTGCTCTGGGAGGCGCTGCAGAACATGTTCGAGCACGACCACTCCGCGGCCCGCGGCGAGATGGCCTCCCGCGGCCTGTACGTCTTCGAGCACGAGAACAAGATGGGCAACGCCCCGGCGCATACCCTCTTCAGCCTCGTGGACATAGCCCGCGCCAACGGCGACGGCGCGCCGCCGCGCAGCTTCGAGGACTACGCCGTGACCGTGGACGAGGCCAATATGCCCCAGGGGGTGACGCT